One stretch of Urocitellus parryii isolate mUroPar1 chromosome 12, mUroPar1.hap1, whole genome shotgun sequence DNA includes these proteins:
- the Mrpl33 gene encoding large ribosomal subunit protein bL33m, which translates to MPRKQLLVGRLARHGDPRGAVAMFLSVVSFAKSKSKTLLVKMVSQAGTGFSFNAKRSRLREKLTLLHYDPLVKKKVLFTEQKKIRSL; encoded by the exons ATGCCCCGGAAGCAGTTGTTGGTTGGGCGCTTAGCGCGTCACGGAGACCCCAGGGGTGCGGTCGCCATGTTCCTGTCGGTGGTCTCCT ttGCCAAGAGCAAGTCAAA AACCCTTCTGGTGAAAATGGTGAGCCAAGCTGGGACAGGTTTCTCCTTCAACGCCAAGAGAAGCCGACTCCGGGAGAAACTGACTCTTTTGCATTACGATCCACTTG tgaaaaaaaaagtcctcttcACGGAACAGAAAAAAATACGCTCTCTCTGA